In Brachypodium distachyon strain Bd21 chromosome 5, Brachypodium_distachyon_v3.0, whole genome shotgun sequence, the genomic window CTAGACAGTcgggaacctcgaaactaggcttcctaAGTCGCGTCCCTGAGGTCGAGTtgagactaggctcgacccaagcacttgagagcgggctccttaggttACTCTAGCTCTCTCCCATTTGATCctattccaatggagagtgaatgatacatgccctcatgagggggtatttatagcctaggggtacATGACAAAATACCATGGCTACCattgagggagagggaagcgagggcaaagtggtaaactcatccccacacctttcttggcccctactctaactcttcttctcctttgaccatggcatgggaGGCTTGACCCttttgactcctttgaccaGCGCCTAGTTGGCATGGGTATGCCTTGTTGGCGTTTTGACCGGTCTTTGGGATTTGTTGACTTGATCGccgccacgtaggattacgGCCTGacccatgtaaggattttacTATATTACAACACATATCACACCCGGTTTCATTACATACGAGGATGGGTGGAAGAAGCCAAGCTTGATGTTGATTATATCAGTACAAATGAGCAGTTGGAAGAGTGAAATTTCaggagatgaggaagaagatcggcGTCGATGTTATCAAGTAGAAGTTCGTTTTGATCTTAGGAGGAGAATGTAAGCTTAAGATGCAATCCGAATAGAATTAGTTTTCTGGTTGAAGTAGTAGTCCTAGTCGTATTCAGTTTCGGTGTTGAGTCGGTTTTGTCCTGGCCATGTATAAAATTATGTGTATACGGTCCCTGTAAGCTGTAACTCTTAACcccagaaaaaaagagaaaggaaaggCTCGACACGAGCCTTTGGCTATCCACAAACTCCAATCTGTTTTCCCGTGCGTGTGTGGCTTGACGTGAGTACTGCTCTGCTTTGCTAATCGATTTGCATAGCGTTGCTGCTGTACGTGCACGTCTGGCCGTAATCAATCAGCTTGCTAGCTGATCGTGGTTGTTGCTTGCGTGAGAGGATTTGGGCCTGAATTCCAACATCCAGCGGGGCGATGCATTTGGGCCGGCGCGGTCCGTTTGCGGGAAATAGACGAAATGCGACCTCCAGCGGGGTGACGCATTCGGTCGGGCGTCCGTTTCTCGGTACGCGAAGACGCATTTCGGGTGCAAATGTGCACCGGATTTGCGTCCCCATGGACCGAGAAACGGAGCGCCGCTCAGTCGGCGTGACCGCACTTGGTCAAGACCTTTCGCCTTCCAGCCCCACCTGGCAGCGGCCCACGACCACCTGTCCTGGTCATATTAAATGGGGAAAAATTCGTCCCCATTTTCCCACTTCAACCCACGGTCCACCGCTTGCATCGGCGCAAACCCAAGCCCCCGCCACGCTCCCCACTGACCGGTGATGACTCTGAAGAAGCTTTGGCCGGCCGGCATGACCACGAAGCCGGCTCCTCGTCTGGCGTGCGCGCTCGGTGAGCGGCACCGCCGCCCTTCCGCCTAACGCTGGTGAGGAGGACGCAGGAGGGGCGCACGTACGTGGACGTGCGCACGGCGGTGCACTAATGGGACTATGGCATCCCGCTGCCGTTGTGTGACGTCCACGTCCCGCATGGGTGGCACTTGAACCCCGAGCGGGTTCCTGTGCCACCGGTCCCGGTGAGGGGCCGCGCGCCAGGTCGAGATCTGGCGCTGCCGCTCCGAGCTCCCGACGACCTCTGCGATGACCCAGATTTCGTGGAGGACTCGCCGTACTGGGATGCGTGGTTCGAGACGGAACACGACCTGCATCGTCactccttcttctccgccgTCCCGGCCCATCGCGGCATGGccccgccacctcctccgcctccggtcgtcaaggaggagctcgaggaggtggtggcgccAGCGCCGCGTTATGCCAAGGAGGAGCGGGCAATGCTGGTGGCGGGAATCCAGGAGTCCGAGTGGGAGGAGGTCAGGCGCTGGCCCGACCTTGGGGTGGCACTGTACCTCTCCCAGCTCCCGCAAGAAGGAGCCGCATAGCactgttgccgccgccgccggcgcaagCTCCACTGGAGCCCGAGGAGGACTTGATAaataggttgtagtcggatcctaggttgtagtcaaATCCTCAAcatcacctcctacccaaatcgataAATAGGTATGCATTGAAAGATTGGGCCACCCTCGAGCCATATTAGGACTGGTCTCCATGGTAGGACGACGACATGGAGGCGTGGACTCCGGAGTCTCCGGAGCATGAGGTCATCGATTTGGATTCGGATTCCGAGTAGATGACCTCGTAGTAGTATTATTTTAAgtttatgtttagttttaATCTATATTTAGTTTTAAATTTCTAGTTTAATTATGTAAATTATGAATTTATATAATGAAAATGGGTAGCCCGGTTGGACGCATCCCGCTACCTAAACGGACAGTGCGCGGATTTGTGTCCGGCccgcgacccaaacggacaaAAATGACCACACAAAgtggtccgtttgggtcgcgtggctggagttgccctaaGGACCAGTAATTAATAAGAACCACGTACAGCGTGAAGAAAAGCGTGCCCCGGCAACGCAATTAAGTCCTTGATTAATTTGATTATCTGAACTGTTGGTATATTCAACTTCTGTCTTTTTGGGATAACATATTCTGGCCTCTGCGTGAGGCTGCACACAACTACATAAGTACAGAAGgcgaaaaaaaaggaaatgacACAAGAACCGGTGAGGAATAGATGCCGGAGGGCGGACCGACTTGCGAGACCTGGTCTTCAACACCCGGACAAGTGCCGCCTCTGTGACCAAGATATGGAGACAATTTTCCATTTGCTATTGGGATGTGTCATGGCGAGGCAGGTTTGGGGGCACAGAGTGCAGACTCAACACTGCGCTATTGGTGGtcttcccttccttttccGCTTCGGGCTCGGAAGGACCTTCAGACAGGGATTATATTTGTCCTTTGAACCATTTGGTGCCATCGGAATGATGTGATCTTCAATGGGGCGGCACCTTCAATGGTGCGAATCCTTCTCAACATTCGGGAGAAATTTGGCTTTTGGGAGTATGCGGGGCTCTTTAGGGGTAGAATTTCTTATCCGGCCTTGAGGGCGAGTGGGTGGATGGCTAGCACATagtcatttttattttcttttgccacTAGTTGGCGATGTATTGCCATTTCGGTGTTGTACTAGCTTTCTgactcttcttctttaataGATGATGCATCCGCTGGGTTGCATTCTtgtagaagaaaaaacaccgACAATTGTCATGTTTAAGGTGAACTAGCAAAGTGGGACGACATCATCCAAAAGTGTCCGAAAATTAGATTTTGATAATTCTAGGTATATGTTTTGTGCATTACATATGATACGGTTCAATATCTCCCAGAAATCTGGAGCCATTTTTCATAGGGATTTTTATTTATGTGCCTTTCCTTCCTTAGCTATATTCAGATTTACCAGAGGCTATAAACTGTGCTCGTTTCTACACTTGTGCGTTCTTTGATTCCTCGCAAATGTCCTCACGGAGCAGTTGCTAAAGGTCAAGACCCTTTGACCGTTAGACTCTGACGGGTGGGCCGCACGCaaccctgacaggtggggccgaaGCGGCGTTCTGACGTGTGGGGCTGCGAGGATGCAGTGCAAGCGGACAGGGCTTAACAGGTCTAGTTTGCTTACATTGAGGCCAACGAGTGGCATGACAGGTGGGGGCGGTCGACTTAACTTCCATGTGGTGCGACGCAAAgcatgacaggtggggtcagTCGCCTATATCTCTCatccctcccccccccctcccacCCCAAATCAGGACCGAGCAGCTGCGCAGCACCGACGATGCCGCCGCCAAATACGTCTTCGTgagctcgccggcgaggcTGATAAAGGGAAACGTCACGCGTCCTTCCTGCCACACCCCAACTTCCTCTCCCAATCAAGCCTCCGCACATCATCCCCACCCCGCCCCAAGAGCAGCTTCTGTTGCATCCTTCCATGCGCTGGCACGAGGATCTGTGGCGTTTGTATGTTTCAAGGCTTGCTGCCAAGGGTTTCTAGATGGTTCCAGGCCTTATTTGGATGTGGATGTACTGTGAAATTGAGCACTGTCTAAGCCATTTGTTGAGCACTGTGAAGGTGCTTATTTGTATAGGAGAGGTGCCTAGTTAGGCATCTACATAGTATAAATAAGCATATGTGCTTAATAAAAACTggttaatttttctaagcaCCTATATTAgcatcttgcattgtacaGGATAAAAAGCTATAATCTTTAAAATCAAGGGATGGTCAGAAAATCAACCATATGAGATCCCAACATAAAACATACTAAATTATAGTAGTGGACCGACATAGTTTAACCGGGATAAACCAAGGGATCCCATAGCAAAATAGTAGCAGACCGACATAGTATCAGAAAAATACCCACAGATTCTTACATAAAAATCACATTACTTAAAGGGAAATCACTTTAATAGAAGCTCGTGGCACCTAGGGGGCGTGCACCCTGCCTAATCTCTTCCAGCCACCATGGCTTGGAGATGGGCAGGTATGTTGGCCCTTGGATACCACTGAAGGCCCATGTGCTTCCCCTGTCTGCCCCCGGCATTTGGCTCCTGAGGGCGGTGGTAGAACTCTGCGTACTGAAGCACGCTCAAGAAGGCTATTTGGTCAACCGGAGACACCATGGGCAGCTTACCCCTGTCAGAGCCGAACGGCTTCCACTTTCCCAGAGTGAGGAGATCATACATCCTAGTGGCGACCTCAATGATGCTCTCTTCATCGTGgtaatcaacttcacgtacatcAGCATGTTCCAGTTCCATACATGCCTGTCAAAGATGTAACACATCATTCAAACTGACCCCTAGGTTTAAAAAGCATGCATGGAAACTTGTTCAACATGGAGCAGTTGTTACCTTTAAGTCTGGTTGAACTTTCTTCACCTCCTCCAGTTCGTCTTGGCTGACCATCTTAATCTCCACCGTATCGTCCAAGGCTTCGAGCCACCTCAGGTGGCCGATGAACTGCCGCCCGATTACAGCCTTCGCCTCAGCGTCTAGCTGGATGAAAAGGTATGGGCTGATAAATCCCCAAAGCTCTTTCACAAAAGAAGGCCCCCCTGAAATCTGTTGGGCCAAttgaaagaaattaaaaataaatgaaaaggTGCCAATAGGAAAGGACAACCGGCGGATCCATAGGGTGGCCAGGGTGGTGACCACCCTGGAAATACAACCCGTATACATATACACTAGTGTATCTTAAATctaccaaaaaagaaaaattagcCCGAGCAAATAGCCTCTCTTTCCCGCCAgttctcctttttttctgttgtgtAGTGTACGCATCACCACATCAGATCGGACCTTGTAGCAGCCTAGCGATCGATCACGAGCAGTTGACATCATATCGTATTTTTGCCGAGCAGACGAGCATGAGCAGCTAACATCGCATCGTATTTctcgtcatcatcatcgctGACTGCCAGCGGACGGCAAACATACGCTTCATCAACGCGAGCATGCGACGGGGCAGCAGCTTACACGGAGCCGGCGACATATTTCTCGGTCTTTCATTGAATCGAATTAAGATTTGCTCATTGATCGAATTGAAATTATCGCAAAATTGTTCCAATGCCGGGTTTTTCTCTTCCCAAATTcaatactactagtagtatGTTTGAGGTAAAAAAATTGCTGGTTATAATTTATATTGGGATAAAAGTTTAGAAGTTTATACATTGGACCACCCTATCTCAAAAACatagaaccgccactggaaaggACAGGGACACAAACCTGAATAGGACGTTTTCTCCCTTTCGTCCAGATTTTTGTACTCCAGTGGGCCAACTACCCTCCAGATCAGCTGCCATCCTTTTTCATCCTGCGGGCGACCAAACCAAAATCGAAACCGAATCCAACTTGATCGAAACAGACAGATTTAATCACATATGTATTAAGTGGAAGggacagaaataaaaataattacgATTCTCAAACGGAGACCCTGACCCGAAACAAAACCTTAGATTTACAAAGGCGAGAAAAAACCCTAAAGGAGGTCCAGGAAAAAACCCTAGATTTAGAAAGGAATAAACCCTAATGATGGTAACACAGATCCATATTTAAGAGATTGCTAAAATAGGATGGACACGAGGTGGAGTACAAGGATGGGTACGAGGAATGGATCCACATTTATAAGAAAAGGTGGTCCAGGATCGATGCTAAACCACAAAGATCAGGAGGTAAAAATGGATGGGAAGCAGTGGTACCTTTCGGATCTCTTGACCACTGAATCATCGTTGCACGTGCGCCTAAGACTAAGTGGATTAAGATCACCACACAAGACAAATCGCATCAATTTAAAAAGGGAAAAGTAGATCTCACCTTTCTGCCATCATCCCCGAGCGATTCTGCCTTCCTCTTGCTCCTTCCCAGGTTCTCCATGGCttcggacggcggcgcggtgaaATGAGATCGAAAGGGGCGGCAGAGAGCGCTGAGGTGAGATTAGATGGAAAAGTAGATGGATTAGAAGCTGAGGGATCCTTGGCTGCTGAAGTGTATAAATGGGAACGGTAACAGGCCCAGCTCGGCCCCACTTGTCAATTGGCACATCCGCACATGTCAATGGGTACATCTCAAATTTGAGTGAATTTACACACCAAGTATATGATGGAAAAAAGATTTTCTTCTGAATTGTTTTATGTCGATAACTTCTAACAAACTAAGAGCCCGTGcattttttcagattttttgaaaaaatatttcatattattccattttttttctaaatggCAAAAAAGAGAAATCCCTATTATCATGTACAAATAGGTATCGAATTCATCTCAACCACAGGAATTCCAAGTTTTCTAGACTTGTTTGGTCCTAACCTAACTTTGTTGCATTGGTTGTACAATCATTTCTGTTAAGTTTCATCGATTTACCGAcctaaaaagaagaaattcaAAGAATGTACGAAATGCAGTATTCAAGTCcagaaaatctgaaatttggtGAGAACAACATTCATGCACTCACAATACTCTGTTAATCTTCTGGGATGATAATTCTTGCACACGTTTCTCATTAACCACGTAAGAAACATCCAAATTTAagtgaatttgaaattcaaaaggTAGCAAAACATTTTAGAAATGAACAACATTTGAGATACTGGTATTACAAGAAATATTTGGCTAATGTACAAAGTTTCAGTTGATTTGGAGAAAGTATTGTGATGGAATTCCAGCATAAAGATCAAatctccaacatctcctttAGAGTTTATAAAACACCTTAGAGAGATGTGCTAGTTTGAACAGCAAGCATATGATGACATAACGTTTTTgctctgaatttttttgtggTGATAACTAGTGTCAAATAAAGAGCCCATGCAAGTTTTCAGAAATTTCTGGACaatatttcatattattatattttgtttccaaATTACCGAATAGGGAAATCCCTGTTATGATGTACAAATGGGTTTCAAATTCATCTCAACCACATGAATTCCAAGTTTTCTGGACTTGTTTGGTTCTAACCTAACTTTGTTGCGTTGATTGAACAATCATTTCTGTTCAGTTTCATCGATTTACCAATTATTAACCGAAAATAGCAAGAAATTCAAATAACTTACGAAATATAGTAATTATGTTACGAATAATCTGAAATTTGGTGAGAACAATATAAATATGTACTTAACATACTCTGTAAATCTTCTAGGATGATTATGGCACATATTTGTCATTAAAGTTGCAGGAACTTAGTTTATGCAATTGTAAAAATGAAATTAACCCATATAGGTCTCTATAAAAAGATGCGTTTCTCTGACTGTCAGATTCTCTCAACATACCCCACCGGTTACTGCTCCTGTCCTGTACTCGCTCGACCCGATTTTGACTCCCTGCTGACTCAATTAAAATGACTCGTGGCCCTGCTTAGTGCCCGTGCCACCCCTGGCCgggccaatttttttgtttcctcaaCTTTTCTGGGCCCACTGATGTGCGAAGAGGGATCAGGTGGGAGGAGGTAGCTTGCGCAGATCAGGTGGCGGCTACGTCGTTGGGAGGAGGTAGCTTGCGCAGGCGTGGTTGGCGAAGAGAGGGGAATTAATGTTCATTGGCAGGTGTGCCCacgcgttgctacgggtcaacaaaatcacaaacaatttatttttattttctgtgtaggcaactcatggcgctGTCGAGttcggcatgcgggtgtggtgccatcggttgtaagacggagtaggagaaatcgtgaaaaaaactaCGGtggcgaccgtaccatcaccaccaactacaatttaatatatttgtATAGATTTGGGTCTGTTCACCACATTAAAGTAGTTGTTTTTTCGATGGTCAATAAAAATCAACTTTCTCAAAACAAGTTGAAATTTAGTCCTCTCGCATAACTTTCCGTTTGTGTTCGATTTGTGCAATTATTAATCAATTTGGAGGAATTTCAATATTGAAGCTTTCTCCAAAATTGTCCATTTTGGGGTGCTCACATAGTTAAAATTGGCTATCTTTTTCCTGGTCAACAAAAATCAACTGTCTCATATGAAGTTCAAATTTTGGTCTGTGAGCATCATGCCTAGGTTCCATTTTTGCAATGCAAGATTAATTTGTAGGAGATTCAGTTCGAATAAGTAACAATAACAGGACATGCCCAAGTTCAGACA contains:
- the LOC106865585 gene encoding uncharacterized protein LOC106865585 yields the protein MVSQDELEEVKKVQPDLKACMELEHADVREVDYHDEESIIEVATRMYDLLTLGKWKPFGSDRGKLPMVSPVDQIAFLSVLQYAEFYHRPQEPNAGGRQGKHMGLQWYPRANIPAHLQAMVAGRD